Within the Deltaproteobacteria bacterium genome, the region ATCTTCCCGCCTTTGAAATCGATCTCCCACCTGGGGGTCTCCGGAAGCGGCCAGAAGCAGAAGTTGAGGGTGTCCAGCACCAAAAAGTAGGCCACCGTCTTTTCGCCGCCGTCAAAAAAATGGTGGCGGGTGTCCCAGGGAGGCGGGGCGGCCTTCTCCGCCGCCATCTTCCTTGCCGTCGACTCCAGGACCGCCCGGTTTATGCGGATTTCCCGGGCCCTTTCGCATACCTTGCGGGCGGATTCGAGCACCTCGATCATGCCGCCTTGCCCTCTCCGGGCCCAAGGCCCGGGGCCCCTTTCGACACTTCCCCGCCCGTCTCACCCGCCCGGTGACACGCCACCAGATGGTCCCCCTCTTCGGTGCCGGGCGCCCGCAGCAGAGGGGGTTCCTCCCTGACACACCGCTCGATGCGGATGGGACAGCGGGTATGAAATCGGCATCCGGTCGGAGGATGGCTGGGAGAAGGGATGTCCCCCTCAAGCACCTGTCTTTTCGTTTTCCTGGTGGGATCGGGAATGGGAATGGCGGAGATCAAGGCCCTGGTGTAAGGATGCCGGGGGTCGGCGTAAAGTGAATCCGCATCGGTCAATTCCACTATCTTCCCCAGGTACATGACGGCGATCCGGTCGGAAATGTGCTTCACCACGGAGAGGTTGTGGGCGATGAAAAGGTAGGTGAGCCCCATCTCCTGCTGGAGTTCCAGGAGGAGGTTCAGGATCTGGGACTGGATGGACACGTCCAGGGCCGAGACCGGTTCGTCGCATACCACCAGTTTGGGCCGAAGGGCGATGGCCCGGGCGATGCCGATCCGTTGGCGTTGCCCGCCGCTGAATTCGTGGGGAAAGCGCGTGACTACATCCGGGTTCAGGCCCACCCGGTCCAAGAGCTCAGCCACCACCCTGCGACGCTCAAGGGGGGTCCCGATCCTGTGGATGATAAAAGGCTCCTCCAGGATGTTGCCGATGGTGTGCCGGGCATTCAGGGACTCGAAGGGATCCTGGAAAATCATTTGCATGTCCCTTCGGAGTTGTTGGAGTTCTCCTTTTCCCAGGGAAAGTATATTCCGACCCTGAAAATACACCTCGCCCGCCGTGGGCCTGTAGAGCCGCAGGATCGCACGGCCCAGGGTCGTCTTC harbors:
- a CDS encoding ATP-binding cassette domain-containing protein, with the translated sequence MSENLLEVKNLEMHFPIHGGIFHRRVGWVYAVDGVSLQVRPGETLGLVGESGCGKTTLGRAILRLYRPTAGEVYFQGRNILSLGKGELQQLRRDMQMIFQDPFESLNARHTIGNILEEPFIIHRIGTPLERRRVVAELLDRVGLNPDVVTRFPHEFSGGQRQRIGIARAIALRPKLVVCDEPVSALDVSIQSQILNLLLELQQEMGLTYLFIAHNLSVVKHISDRIAVMYLGKIVELTDADSLYADPRHPYTRALISAIPIPDPTRKTKRQVLEGDIPSPSHPPTGCRFHTRCPIRIERCVREEPPLLRAPGTEEGDHLVACHRAGETGGEVSKGAPGLGPGEGKAA